A stretch of the Nicotiana tabacum cultivar K326 chromosome 6, ASM71507v2, whole genome shotgun sequence genome encodes the following:
- the LOC107828712 gene encoding uncharacterized protein LOC107828712: MDGPPANDVCSICHGNFHVPCQSNCSHWFCANCILQVWDHGSAVQACKCPLCRRPITLLVPSDSASRLHRDPEVPEVLRRVEHYNRHFGQHNSSLFQRMQDLPFLLRRLLRDMTDPQRSLPFVIRARVYLAVILSGIYVLSPVDIIPEGVLGIIGLLDDLIIMFICFLHVAALYRSVLLFRHGGS; encoded by the exons atggatGGACCACCAGCGAATGATGTTTGTTCAATTTGCCATGGCAATTTCCATGTCCCTTGTCAATCCAATTGTTCCCATTGGTTTTGTG CTAACTGCATTCTACAAGTTTGGGATCATGGATCTGCCGTTCAAGCATGCAAGTGTCCATTATGTCGCCGTCCGATTACGTTGTTGGTTCCTAGTGATTCTGCATCAAGGTTGCACCGAGATCCTGAAGTTCCTGAGGTTTTACGAAGAGTTGAACACTATAACCGGCATTTTGGCCAACATAACAGCAGCCTTTTCCAG AGAATGCAAGATCTTCCCTTTCTCCTCAGGAGATTGCTGCGAGATATGACAGATCCTCAAAGGTCTCTTCCATTTGTCATCAGGGCACGTGTCTATTTGGCT GTAATTTTAAGTGGAATATACGTCCTTAGCCCCGTGGACATTATCCCAGAAG GAGTTTTGGGTATAATAGGTTTACTAGATGATCTGATTATCATGTTCATCTGTTTCCTGCATGTTGCTGCTCTGTATAGATCAGTACTTCTGTTTCGCCATGGAGGTTCTTAA